The following coding sequences lie in one Aspergillus puulaauensis MK2 DNA, chromosome 3, nearly complete sequence genomic window:
- a CDS encoding uncharacterized protein (COG:S;~EggNog:ENOG410PWW2;~InterPro:IPR011990;~go_function: GO:0005515 - protein binding [Evidence IEA]) — MFARGRSCLKRCGLLTILADHAASAGPHPDEALLFLYPRWFTTSVRQQRRSIKSASNRRYISHDNNGLLLFRSTSHRTPTRRQSLVGASTRKRWLSRGAKAKPIKPDLDEAIENPQKGETPVPITRTKAAKKGGIGKYGIFDAIANMENESQPGIDSAFLEHNFDILSKPGAPQWPPASSDTPSRQAVRKKRGLLRHLPPPQSRKILRRQFYLGDVSSKERLAIYKQIRRFLESAEEQAEKAEFLKPRFFTQQDLHRREVLVPDETIAIFAGVSEKFSQSENIWFEPLRHGCRVHVLPSDESEGHNRKVILSGSARATELVADRLLKTRELQEHGDPLIDIKKPLVPAFPSRLAFERSGTLAPLIRTVWSYKTNPRPRVIFDLLSAKSESISTVKGFVEHVEGLVISLPSTQSHESPHPRRVATALRELFCNEGRQQLISTTALNTAISFLLQHGFMNDVQKLIDRSGHVATIETFNTLLRSAAKRQNLGFFNLVLRVMGRLRVRPDVHTWLAYLECLISPAAKTNLVKVMEKKGYLKDPDALRSVLRLMIGELLIKHFKDGGSVDEFFNKIVETAGLNWFPASLIRKMVVVTAQLGDASAMTRILDICKENSLPLSSEIINDVIRFFPNDTFTALHYIIMCLQGPTAELNQEAYARLFVNARRNKHYNICRVLWRYACMNEAVSRTMRDDVAFLLFHNVAREGLAEQDKLWWTCAGKVIVGVDLHLPDFPFKKDLLRTIPPEFHTNPVASFLTPLRLEGEERSKQRHAAKAIVKHDVEIGPWYRPTYSLAHMLEVAAELDKHWVGVPRPAKWLMQNAIQVPVEFVGHNLKV, encoded by the coding sequence ATGTTTGCGCGCGGCCGCTCGTGTCTGAAAAGATGCGGTCTCTTGACAATTCTCGCGGACCATGCTGCGAGCGCCGGACCTCATCCCGATGAagcccttctcttcctctaccCTCGCTGGTTCACGACGTCGGTTCGACAGCAGCGGAGATCAATAAAGTCGGCTTCTAATCGCAGATATATCTCGCATGATAACAACGGGTTGCTCCTTTTTCGTTCAACTTCACACCGCACGCCGACTCGGAGACAATCTCTCGTCGGCGCCTCTACGAGGAAAAGATGGTTATCTCGCGGCGCTAAGGCCAAGCCTATCAAACCCGATTTAGACGAGGCGATTGAGAATCCCCAAAAAGGGGAAACACCTGTACCGATTACGCGAACCaaggcggcgaagaagggcggCATTGGGAAATATGGAATATTCGATGCAATTGCAAATATGGAAAATGAGAGCCAACCGGGAATTGATTCGGCGTTTCTCGAACACAATTTCGATATACTTTCGAAACCTGGGGCGCCTCAGTGGCCACCAGCATCTTCGGATACTCCGTCTCGACAGGCGGTGCGGAAAAAGCGAGGCCTTCTTCGACATTTACCACCCCCGCAAAGCCGCAAAATACTGCGTCGGCAGTTCTACCTCGGTGATGTGTCATCAAAGGAGCGGCTTGCAATATATAAGCAGATAAGGCGGTTTCTTGAAAGCGCAGAGGAACAGGCCGAAAAGGCAGAGTTCCTCAAGCCGAGATTCTTTACACAACAGGATTTGCATAGAAGGGAGGTTCTCGTCCCTGATGAGACCATTGCCATTTTTGCTGGCGTGTCAGAGAAGTTTTCGCAGTCGGAGAATATTTGGTTTGAACCGCTGCGACATGGCTGCAGGGTGCATGTTTTGCCTTCTGATGAGAGCGAAGGTCACAATCGAAAGGTTATTCTCTCGGGCTCGGCTCGAGCCACGGAGCTGGTTGCGGACCGCCTCCTAAAAACGCGAGAATTACAGGAGCACGGAGATCCCTTGATCGATATTAAAAAACCTCTGGTTCCTGCTTTCCCTTCCCGTCTGGCCTTTGAGAGAAGTGGTACCCTTGCGCCATTGATCCGGACCGTTTGGAGCTACAAGACCAACCCGCGGCCTCGGGTGATTTTTGACCTCCTTAGCGCTAAATCGGAAAGCATATCAACAGTCAAGGGGTTCGTGGAGCATGTGGAGGGGCTTGTAATATCGCTACCCTCAACTCAGAGCCATGAATCGCCTCATCCGCGACGGGTAGCTACGGCCTTGCGGGAGCTGTTTTGCAACGAAGGCCGACAGCAGCTGATATCCACAACGGCGTTAAACACAGCCATCTCGTTTCTGCTCCAGCATGGTTTCATGAACGACGTCCAGAAATTGATCGACCGCAGCGGCCACGTCGCAACCATTGAGACTTTCAACACACTTTTGAGGTCTGCTGCAAAAAGACAGAACCTTGGTTTCTTTAACCTCGTGTTGCGGGTTATGGGTCGCTTGCGTGTTCGACCTGATGTTCATACTTGGCTCGCATACCTTGAATGTCTGATCTCGCCTGCAGCGAAAACCAACCTGGTCAAAGttatggagaagaagggtTATCTTAAGGATCCAGATGCCCTGAGGAGTGTGCTGCGGCTGATGATCGGTGAATTGCTCATCAAACACTTCAAAGACGGCGGAAGCGTGGACGAGTTCTTCAATAAGATTGTTGAGACCGCCGGATTGAACTGGTTTCCAGCATCTCTCATTAGGAAGATGGTCGTTGTCACAGCCCAACTAGGGGATGCATCTGCCATGACGCGGATACTAGATATCTGCAAAGAAAACAGCCTGCCCCTGTCAAGCGAGATAATTAACGATGTCATACGGTTCTTTCCCAACGACACTTTCACTGCACTGCATTATATCATCATGTGCCTCCAGGGTCCAACCGCAGAGCTCAACCAAGAGGCATACGCACGTCTTTTCGTCAACGCCCGCCGAAACAAGCACTACAACATCTGTCGCGTCCTTTGGAGGTACGCCTGCATGAATGAGGCGGTATCACGTACTATGAGGGATGACGTGGCCTTCCTCCTATTCCACAACGTTGCGCGTGAAGGTCTCGCAGAACAAGATAAGCTCTGGTGGACATGTGCCGGAAAAGTCATTGTTGGAGTCGACCTACATCTCCCCGACTTCCCATTTAAGAAGGACCTCCTCCGAACCATCCCCCCGGAATTCCACACTAATCCCGTCGCGTCCTTCCTGACTCCTCTCAGACTGGAGGGAGAGGAACGCAGCAAGCAGCGCCATGCAGCTAAAGCAATTGTCAAGCACGATGTCGAGATCGGCCCTTGGTATCGTCCGACCTACTCGCTGGCGCATATGCTGGAGGTCGCTGCTGAGCTGGACAAGCACTGGGTTGGTGTTCCGCGTCCTGCGAAATGGCTCATGCAGAATGCCATTCAAGTTCCAGTGGAGTTTGTTGGGCATAACCTCAAGGTCTAG
- the MAK3 gene encoding peptide alpha-N-acetyltransferase MAK3 (BUSCO:EOG092645LS;~COG:S;~EggNog:ENOG410PNPA;~InterPro:IPR016181,IPR000182;~PFAM:PF13508,PF13673,PF13302,PF08445,PF00583;~go_function: GO:0008080 - N-acetyltransferase activity [Evidence IEA]): protein MASSTAPNPPASSSSALHYIRYNSTHENTYVAAMRQLISKDLSEPYSIYVYRYFLYQWGDLCFLAMDTDAAGNEQMVGVVVSKLEPHRHGPLRGYIAMLAVSEEYRGQGIATKLVRMAIDAMEKGGADEIALETEITNTAAIKLYERLGFLRSKRLHRYYLNGNSAYRLVLYLKEGVGSMRTAFDPYAPPLDYAHAHLPPPPVPPAAPLLNENGR from the exons ATGGCATCCTCAACTGCCCCTAATCCCCCCGCAAGCTCGTCCTCCGCGCTCCACTACATCCGCTACAACTCCACTCACGAAAACACCTACGTTGCGGCCATGCGCCAGCTTATCTCCAAGGACCTCTCCGAACCCTACAGCATCTATGTCTACCGCTACTTTCTCTACCAATGGGGCGacctctgcttcctcgcAATGGACACCGACGCTGCCGGCAACGAGCAAATGGTCGGCGTTGTCGTTTCAAAGCTCGAGCCGCACAGACACGGGCCGCTGCGCGGGTATATTGCTATGCTGGCCGTGAGCGAGGAGTATCGCGGGCAAGGGATTGCGACAAAATTAGTTCGGATGGCAATTGACGCCATGGAGAAAGGGGGTGCAGACGAG ATCGCCCTCGAAACCGAAATCACAAATACTGCGGCGATAAAACTATACGAGCGGCTTGGGTTCCTGCGGAGTAAGCGGCTGCATCGATACTACCTAAACGGGAACTCCGCGTACCGGCTGGTGCTGTATCTGAAGGAGGGCGTTGGATCGATGAGGACGGCGTTTGATCCGTATGCCCCTCCGCTGGACTATGCTCATGctcatctccctcctcctcctgtgcCGCCGGCGGCGCCGTTGCTGAACGAGAATGGGAGATGA
- a CDS encoding phospholipid:diacylglycerol acyltransferase (BUSCO:EOG092610KH;~COG:I;~EggNog:ENOG410PGW1;~InterPro:IPR003386,IPR029058;~PFAM:PF02450;~TransMembrane:1 (i55-73o);~go_function: GO:0008374 - O-acyltransferase activity [Evidence IEA];~go_process: GO:0006629 - lipid metabolic process [Evidence IEA]): MQRRRHIKSDHNDDVQNTTRVDSSSETTPQPKSINPKNERKESFITKPKSKRRNGLIFMLGGVFGILCAVFFAQQQDVISLDSLMDLNIDSLMDVIPQSIMRDAREFSQHERETVSYDAFSVGLNLRSQGVEAKYPIIMIPGVISTGLESWGTSPTSLMYFRRRLWGSWSMMRALVMDKAEWKNHIMLDKETGLDPPGIKLRAAQGFDATDFFITGYWIWNKILENLASIGYDPTNAFTAAYDWRLSYLNLEIRDQYFSRLKSYIETAVQVRGERVTLTSHSMGSQVTLFFFKWVESPKHGNGGSDWVNRHVSNWINISGCMLGAAKGLTAVLSGETRDTALLNAFAVYGLEKFLSREERAEIFKAMPGISSMLPKGGEAVWGNSTWAPDDQPDQQMTYGNLLNFRESNSSLTQKNLTVPESLAYLFDQSEDWYRDQVLGSYSHGVAHTTAEVEANENDPRTWLNPLEARLPRAPDMKIYCFYGIGKPTERSYFYQEERDPLVNLNVSIDTTVTTTGGTDHGVVLGEGDGTVNLLSTGYMCAKGWNIKRYNPSGIPVKVYEMPHEPDRFSPRGGPNTGDHVDILGRASLNDLILRVAGGRGDEIEENFVSNIKKYAERVKIYEE; this comes from the exons ATGCAACGCCGTCGTCACATTAAAAGCGACCACAACGATGATGTCCAAAATACAACTCGCGTGGACTCGTCCTCTGAAACGACACCGCAACCGAAATCAATAAACCCAAAGAACGAGAGGAAAGAGTCGTTCATCACGAAACCCAAAAGCAAGCGCCGCAATGGCCTCATCTTCATGCTCGGCGGAGTCTTCGGAATATTGTGCGCGGTGTTCTTCGCCCAGCAGCAGGACGTCATCAGTTTGGATTCCCTGATGGATTTGAATATAGACTCGTTGATGGATGTTATTCCGCAGAGTATAATGCGGGATGCGCGGGAGTTCTCG CAACATGAGCGCGAAACAGTCAGCTATGATGCATTCTCCGTCGGCTTGAATCTCCGGTCGCAAGGAGTCGAAGCGAAGTATCCCATAATTATGATCCCGGGGGTTATCTCGACGGGGCTGGAAAGCTGGGGTACTAGTCCTACATCACTGATGTACTTCCGTCGGAGACTCTGGGGTAGTTGGAGTATGATGCGAGCGCTGGTGATGGACAAAGCAGAGTGGAAAAACCATATCATGCTGGATAAGGAGACTGGACTTGATCCGCCTGGGATTAAGCTGCGCGCGGCCCAAGGGTTCGATGCTACGGACTTCTTCATCACAGGGTATTGGATCTGGAACAAGATCTTGGAAAATCTTGCAAGCATCGGATACGACCCGACAAATGCGTTTACAGCAGCTTACGACTGGCGGCTGTCCTACTTGAATCTGGAAATTCGAGACCAATACTTTAGCCGGTTGAAGTCGTATATCGAGACGGCCGTCCAAGTGCGTGGTGAGAGGGTAACGTTGACTTCGCATAGTATGGGCTCACAGGTgactctcttcttcttcaaatggGTCGAGAGCCCGAAGCATGGGAACGGAGGTTCGGACTGGGTGAATCGCCATGTTTCCAACTGGATCAACATCAGCGGCTGCATGCTCGGGGCCGCCAAAGGCCTCACAGCCGTCCTATCCGGCGAAACGCGAGACACGGCACTCCTCAACGCCTTTGCCGTCTACGGACTCGAAAAGTTCCTCTCTCGCGAAGAACGTGCCGAAATCTTCAAAGCGATGCCCGGCATCTCCAGCATGCTCCCCAAGGGCGGCGAAGCCGTCTGGGGCAATTCCACCTGGGCACCCGACGACCAGCCAGACCAACAAATGACCTATGGCAACCTCCTCAACTTCCGCGAAAGCAACTCCAGCCTCACGCAGAAGAACCTCACCGTACCAGAAAGCCTCGCCTACCTCTTCGACCAAAGCGAGGACTGGTACCGCGACCAAGTCCTCGGCAGCTACTCGCACGGGGTCGCCCACACAACcgccgaagtcgaggccAACGAGAATGACCCGCGCACATGGCTCAACCCGCTCGAGGCTCGTCTCCCCCGCGCACCAGACATGAAAATCTACTGCTTCTACGGCATCGGCAAACCCACCGAGCGCTCCTACTTCTACCAGGAGGAACGCGACCCCCTCGTCAACCTAAACGTTAGCATCGACACAACCGTCACAACCACAGGCGGCACAGACCACGGCGTCGTCCTCGGCGAAGGAGACGGCACGGTCAACCTCCTTAGCACGGGCTACATGTGCGCCAAGGGCTGGAATATCAAACGGTACAACCCATCTGGCATTCCTGTCAAGGTATACGAGATGCCCCACGAGCCGGACCGGTTCTCGCCTCGTGGTGGCCCGAATACAG GCGACCACGTCGACATCCTCGGCCGCGCATCGCTAAACGACCTCATCCTGCGTGTTGCGGGTGGGCGCGGCGACGAAATCGAGGAGAATTTCGTGTCGAATATTAAGAAGTATGCGGAACGGGTTAAGATTTATGAAGAGTGA